A section of the Pseudomonas tritici genome encodes:
- a CDS encoding DUF1652 domain-containing protein yields MFTLSQLRNCIEEGLSPLTCEFTLCRDASLTLKVYDAETGRVDLVVTGISTNRLQTPQEVEKMVEELRYELQCNTVGKLTLDDLPSATHQ; encoded by the coding sequence ATGTTTACCCTCTCTCAACTGCGCAATTGCATCGAAGAAGGTCTGTCGCCACTGACGTGCGAATTCACCCTGTGCCGGGACGCTTCGCTGACCCTCAAGGTCTACGACGCGGAGACCGGCCGGGTTGATCTGGTCGTCACCGGGATCAGCACGAACCGGCTGCAGACCCCGCAAGAAGTTGAAAAAATGGTGGAAGAGCTGCGTTACGAACTGCAATGCAACACCGTCGGCAAGCTCACGCTGGATGACTTGCCTTCAGCGACGCACCAATGA
- a CDS encoding MFS transporter, which translates to MLATIRNYPRTVNLLLSATLMLTLAKAITFPYLVIYLTSHFALDITQVGLVIGSSLIVGSLLSVYGGFLVDRINSYRLLLGMSVLFVLGFIGTLLAQDIWTFYSCLILINLAYAVIDIAVKAGFASLLPEEARSEVFSIKYTLTNIGYAVGPFFGAMIAKLDISLPFILSALLGVGFFLLYWRWGDRTLATVDATQKPVPFLAVGRVLLRDRRLVCFTVGGVLSAVVFGQFTAWLSQYLVTTTTAEYTYTVVSAVLTTNAVLVIALQYVIGRRISHRYLGQWLIAGLGMFMLGIIGFALSTSVLWWVLAMAVFTVGEIIVFPAEYMFIDRIAPDHLRGMYYGAQNLSNLGAALGPVLCGLVLASLPAHYMFYMLGAFIVGGGVFYFIGASLKASHPA; encoded by the coding sequence ATGCTTGCCACAATAAGAAATTACCCCCGCACCGTTAACCTGTTGCTGTCCGCCACGCTGATGCTCACGTTGGCCAAGGCGATCACATTTCCGTACCTGGTGATCTACCTCACCAGCCACTTTGCCCTCGATATCACTCAGGTCGGCCTGGTGATCGGCAGTTCGCTGATTGTCGGCTCGCTGCTCAGTGTGTATGGCGGCTTTCTGGTCGACCGTATCAACAGCTACCGACTGTTGCTCGGCATGAGCGTGCTGTTTGTACTGGGCTTTATCGGCACGCTGCTCGCGCAGGATATCTGGACGTTCTACAGCTGCCTGATCCTGATCAACCTGGCTTACGCGGTGATCGATATTGCGGTCAAAGCCGGTTTTGCCAGCTTGTTGCCCGAAGAGGCACGCAGCGAAGTGTTTTCCATCAAGTACACCCTGACCAATATCGGTTATGCCGTAGGGCCTTTTTTCGGGGCGATGATTGCCAAGCTGGACATCAGCTTGCCGTTTATCCTTTCGGCGCTATTGGGGGTAGGGTTTTTCCTGCTGTATTGGCGTTGGGGTGACCGTACGCTGGCGACCGTCGATGCCACGCAAAAGCCGGTGCCCTTTCTTGCCGTTGGCCGCGTGCTGTTGCGCGATCGTCGCCTGGTCTGCTTCACCGTTGGCGGCGTGCTCAGTGCCGTGGTATTTGGTCAGTTCACCGCATGGCTGTCACAATATTTGGTCACCACCACCACCGCCGAATACACCTACACCGTGGTCAGCGCCGTGCTGACCACCAACGCCGTGTTGGTGATTGCCCTGCAGTATGTGATTGGTCGGCGCATCTCGCATCGCTACTTGGGCCAGTGGCTGATCGCAGGACTGGGCATGTTCATGCTGGGGATCATTGGTTTTGCGCTGTCCACCAGCGTGCTGTGGTGGGTATTGGCAATGGCGGTGTTCACGGTGGGGGAGATCATCGTGTTTCCGGCCGAGTACATGTTTATCGACCGCATCGCTCCGGACCACCTGCGCGGCATGTACTACGGGGCGCAGAACCTGTCCAATCTGGGGGCCGCCCTGGGGCCGGTGTTGTGTGGGCTGGTGCTGGCCAGCCTGCCGGCCCACTACATGTTTTACATGCTGGGGGCGTTTATCGTTGGGGGCGGGGTGTTCTATTTCATTGGTGCGTCGCTGAAGGCAAGTCATCCAGCGTGA
- a CDS encoding PAS domain S-box protein, which yields MSQDVLAKETNRRQLQQIISGLSDGIILAEVDQTILWANEAALNMHGVGDVMGLGANAQEYAERFTLRYRNNHPLTLENYPLARAAAGDEFSDVVVEVIPNADSDKTWVHRLRSLVITDSRGEPELLVLILSDATEWASAEQRFEKTFNANPAPAVICRLSDLRYIKVNQGFLEMTGYNRDQVIGKSVYELDVLEQAERKDLAIQRLGDGATIPQMQAELRLPEGGSKLVIVAGQPLDMNEEACMLFSFTDLEPRRKAETALRQSEERFAKSFRLTPVPTLVCSAANRQVVDVNEAFMTITGYTSEELIGKAIEEIGFIDSAPAGALLFTTLEKAGSFDGQDLKVRKKGDEVIDCVVSADTVIIQDVPCYLLVLMNITERKRSELELVAAIEEVMQDASWFSQTLIEKLANAKSVNSPNLPNVAFTDLTARERDVLGLICEGLADKEIASRLKLAPNTVRNHVATVYSKLGVHSRSAAIVWARERGLFAGELRLKNK from the coding sequence CGTGGGCGACGTGATGGGGCTAGGCGCGAATGCGCAGGAGTATGCCGAGCGCTTCACGCTGCGCTATCGCAACAATCACCCACTGACGCTGGAAAACTATCCCCTGGCCCGTGCTGCTGCTGGCGACGAATTCAGCGACGTCGTGGTGGAGGTGATTCCAAACGCCGATTCGGACAAAACCTGGGTGCACCGCCTGCGCAGTCTGGTGATCACCGACTCGCGTGGCGAACCGGAGCTGCTGGTACTGATCCTCAGCGACGCCACCGAATGGGCCAGTGCCGAGCAGCGCTTCGAGAAAACCTTCAATGCCAACCCGGCGCCTGCGGTGATCTGCCGTCTGAGCGACTTGCGCTATATCAAGGTCAACCAAGGCTTTCTGGAGATGACCGGTTACAACCGCGACCAAGTCATCGGCAAGTCCGTCTATGAGCTGGACGTGCTGGAGCAGGCCGAGCGCAAGGACCTGGCGATCCAGCGCCTGGGCGATGGCGCGACCATACCGCAGATGCAGGCCGAACTGAGATTGCCCGAAGGCGGCAGCAAACTGGTGATCGTCGCCGGCCAGCCGCTGGACATGAACGAAGAGGCCTGCATGCTGTTCTCCTTCACGGACCTGGAGCCTCGGCGCAAGGCCGAAACCGCGCTGCGCCAGAGTGAAGAACGGTTTGCCAAATCATTTCGCCTGACCCCGGTGCCGACGTTGGTCTGCAGCGCCGCGAACCGTCAAGTGGTGGATGTGAATGAGGCGTTCATGACGATCACGGGGTACACCAGCGAAGAATTGATCGGCAAGGCCATCGAAGAAATTGGCTTTATCGACAGCGCACCGGCTGGCGCCCTGTTGTTCACCACCCTGGAAAAAGCCGGAAGCTTTGACGGCCAGGATTTGAAGGTGCGCAAGAAAGGCGATGAGGTTATCGACTGTGTCGTGTCCGCGGACACCGTGATCATTCAGGATGTGCCCTGCTACCTGCTGGTGCTGATGAACATCACCGAACGCAAGCGCTCGGAGCTGGAACTGGTGGCCGCCATCGAGGAAGTCATGCAAGACGCTTCATGGTTCAGCCAGACACTGATCGAGAAACTGGCGAACGCCAAAAGCGTCAACAGCCCGAACCTGCCGAATGTCGCGTTCACCGACCTCACGGCCCGCGAACGGGATGTTTTGGGGTTGATCTGCGAAGGGCTGGCTGACAAGGAAATTGCCTCGCGCCTCAAACTGGCGCCCAACACGGTGCGTAACCATGTGGCCACGGTGTACTCCAAGCTGGGGGTGCATAGTCGTAGTGCAGCGATCGTTTGGGCCCGCGAACGCGGACTGTTTGCCGGCGAGTTGCGGCTCAAGAACAAGTGA
- a CDS encoding RcnB family protein, translating into MKSKSLIACLLVAASLSTASFVVQAGDTPQETVQPSTINARDLKEGDRAPDMLMRKESAVSDWKKRGLKQPEEDSQWARVGDKFVLLKTTNGTILEITPVKK; encoded by the coding sequence GTTGGTTGCCGCCAGCCTGTCCACCGCCAGCTTTGTCGTGCAAGCCGGTGATACCCCCCAGGAAACCGTGCAGCCTTCGACTATCAACGCCCGTGACTTGAAAGAGGGCGACCGCGCGCCGGATATGTTGATGCGCAAGGAATCAGCCGTCAGCGACTGGAAAAAACGCGGCCTCAAGCAGCCTGAAGAAGACAGCCAGTGGGCGCGGGTGGGCGATAAATTCGTCCTGCTCAAGACCACCAACGGCACCATCCTTGAGATCACTCCCGTCAAGAAATGA